A stretch of Desulfotalea psychrophila LSv54 DNA encodes these proteins:
- a CDS encoding transposase, translated as MLKILSAVLVRTGLILYMKCLKNHPDAKKVVMDNLNAHASLYTAFPLDLTKKLADWLEIHHTPKHGSWLNIAEIELSILT; from the coding sequence ATGTTAAAAATACTGAGCGCCGTACTCGTGCGAACTGGGCTTATTTTATACATGAAATGCTTGAAGAACCATCCAGACGCTAAAAAAGTAGTTATGGATAATCTGAACGCCCATGCTTCATTATATACAGCTTTTCCACTTGATTTAACCAAAAAATTGGCAGATTGGCTTGAAATCCACCACACTCCAAAACACGGGAGTTGGTTAAACATTGCAGAGATTGAGCTCAGCATTTTAACGTGA